In Tursiops truncatus isolate mTurTru1 chromosome 9, mTurTru1.mat.Y, whole genome shotgun sequence, a single genomic region encodes these proteins:
- the AGR2 gene encoding anterior gradient protein 2 homolog has translation MEKISVSAFLLLVALSYTLAKETTVKPGAKKDTKDSQPKLPQTLSRGWGDQLIWTQTYEEALHKSRTSNKPLMIIHHLDECPHSQALKKAFAENKEIQKLAEQFVLLNLVYETTDKHLSPDGQYVPRIMFVDPSLTVRADITGRYSNRLYAYEPSDMALCKCYLL, from the exons ATGGAGAAGATTTCAGTGTCAGCATTCTTGCTACTTGTGGCCCTCTCCTACACTCTGGCCAAAGAAACCACAGTCAAACCAGGAGCTAAGAAGGACACAAAGGACTCTCAACCCAAACTGCCCCAGACCCTCTCCAGAG GTTGGGGCGATCAACTCATCTGGACTCAGACATATGAAGAAGCTTTACACAAATCCAGGACAAG CAATAAACCCTTGATGATTATTCATCACTTGGACGAATGCCCACACAGTCAAG CTTTAAAGAAGGCATTtgctgaaaataaagaaatccagAAATTGGCAGAGCAGTTTGTCCTCCTCAATCTAGTT tatgaaacaactgacaaacaCCTTTCTCCCGATGGCCAGTACGTCCCCAGGATTATGTTTGTTG ACCCATCCCTGACAGTTAGAGCCGACATCACTGGAAGATACTCAAATCGTCTCTATGCTTACGAACCTTCGGATATGGCTCTATGTAAGTGTTACCTCCTTTGA